In Seonamhaeicola sp. S2-3, the genomic window TTGCAAATTCTTGATCTTCTGCAGTCCAATCTCTTAATGTATCTCCTACATGTTCAAAGCAAATTACGCCATAATGTCCTTTTGTGCTATTAACCAACACATCCATTACAGATGTAATATTATTAGGAATTAAATAATCTTTTGAGAATTTTTGTGTTATACTATCATGCTGCGCATCTTTAACTCTTATAGTTTGAAATTTTTCTAGTGCTTCTAAATAATGTGGGTTGTTTTTAAATTTTAAAACACCGCCCTCTTTATGCAAATTACTACCCAATAAATATAATTTTTCACATAAAATTTGGGTTTTATCTGGACTAAAACTCCAAATACTAACCCTTTCAACATTTAAGGTTTGAGCAGCTAATTGAGTAATTTTATTTAAAGACTTACCAAAATCTTCTCCTAAAAGGTTAGCTAGTTCTAAAATAACTCTTTTTTTCTGTTTAGATTTTAAAGCTGTTTCTTCTAGTATTTTTTTAGCCTTCTCTTCTTCTGAAATGTCTTTAATAGTCGCGAATATAGCTATAACCTCGCCTTTATCATTCAAAATATTTCCAGATAAAAATGATGCTATAAATTCCTTTCCACTTTTTTTATAAAACTCTAATTTAAAAGACTTTGCTTCTCCTTTTATTACATCTTCTTTAATAGCTAACATTTTTTCTAGATCGCCTTTTTTTGCAAAAGGATAAGGTAAGTTAAGCCCTATGAGTTCACCTTGTGTATACCCAAGAATTTCACAAAGTGAGTTATTGGCCATAATAATTTTACCTTCAAGATCTACAATTAAGAGTCCTTCTTGCATAGACATAATGAGTTTATCATTAAACTCTTTGGCTAGTTTTAACTTTACTTCAGCTTGTTTTCTTTCTAAAATTTCATTTTCTAGATCTAAATTTTTTTGTTCAAGCTTACTTATAAGTCTTTTACTGTAAAGCTTTAAAACTTCTTGCTCTGTAAATTCTGGTTTTTTATCTGGTTGTATCTTAGTATTAGGAGTTGCTTCGTTTAATAGTTTTTGAACTAATTTTGTAATAGTTTCAGAGTCTGTTGGTTTTCTAAGAAAATGGGTTGCACCTAATTTTAGGGCAAATTCTTCATCTAATTTTTCTGTGTATGTAGAAGTGTAAAAAACAAAAGGAATATCTTTAAATGCTTCTTCTTTTTTACAGGCTTGACAAAACATATAGCCATCCATAACGGGCATTAAAATATCTGAGATAATTAAATCTATACTATTTTCTCGTAATTTATTTAATGCTTGTTTTCCGTCGTTAGCCTCAATAGTATTATATCCAGCCCCCTCTAGTATAA contains:
- a CDS encoding sigma 54-interacting transcriptional regulator encodes the protein MKTVLIVDDIYENLYLLKVILEGAGYNTIEANDGKQALNKLRENSIDLIISDILMPVMDGYMFCQACKKEEAFKDIPFVFYTSTYTEKLDEEFALKLGATHFLRKPTDSETITKLVQKLLNEATPNTKIQPDKKPEFTEQEVLKLYSKRLISKLEQKNLDLENEILERKQAEVKLKLAKEFNDKLIMSMQEGLLIVDLEGKIIMANNSLCEILGYTQGELIGLNLPYPFAKKGDLEKMLAIKEDVIKGEAKSFKLEFYKKSGKEFIASFLSGNILNDKGEVIAIFATIKDISEEEKAKKILEETALKSKQKKRVILELANLLGEDFGKSLNKITQLAAQTLNVERVSIWSFSPDKTQILCEKLYLLGSNLHKEGGVLKFKNNPHYLEALEKFQTIRVKDAQHDSITQKFSKDYLIPNNITSVMDVLVNSTKGHYGVICFEHVGDTLRDWTAEDQEFATSIANIVSLMFESAERKQAEKNLVLANSELKKANNELNILRDQLEQENFYLRNELDLVFNYEDMVYGSAEFSNVLTEIEKVAPTNATVMLLGESGTGKELLARAVHNISLRNDKPLIKVNCSAIPRELIESELFGHKKGSFTGATNDKVGKFELADGGTLFLDEIGELPLDMQPKILRFLQEGEIETVGGTELKKLDVRVIAATNRNLKEEIEKKQFREDLYFRLNVFPIEVPPLRKRREDIPLLIEHFVDKFNKAYDKNIKYIPAETMNLLKSYDWPGNIRELENLIERASILSTNETLLIPGFESTIQKTKQPINNQDLSFDTAQRNHILHVLDKCNWKITGKDSASTLLNLKPSTLRDKMTKLGILKPTKQ